One Candidatus Hydrogenedentota bacterium genomic window, AATTTCGGGTTTACCATGTTCTTTCTGGCAAAGCCGGGAACCGATCTGCCCTCGAAAGCCCCTATGCTGCTCGATTTATTCAAGAAAGAATTCTGGTATTTTAAAGAGGGTTTTTCAGACAATATACAATTTATGCCACTCAAAGAGGCGTATTTCAATGTAGAGCGTTCTGGTTATATTGATTTGAGACTGAACAGCAGAAGCGCTATCACGGTATATCTGGCAATCGCTATGTTGATATTGGTGATCGCCCTGTTGAACTACATCAACCTTACGGTAGCGCAGGCGGGATTCCGCGGCAAAGAGTCAGCCATTAAAAAACTGTTGGGAAGCAGCAAAGCTAAACTGGGTTCGCAACTGCTCGCCGAGTCGCTGCTGATCACCGCCATCACCTTCCTCGCCGGGTTACTGCTGGCATCTCTTGCCGAACCGTTCTTCAATAATGCACTGGATACCACACTTAATCTGGCACATCAGTTCACACCCGGCATGATCGGGTTATGCCTCTTCTTTGTGCTCATTATTTCGTTCCTTGCAGGCATTATCCCCGCTCTTATCATTTCCAACTTCAGTCCGCTCGAAGTGGTAAAAGGAACCTTCTCCCGGAAAGTGAAATCTTCCTACTCCAAAGTACTGATCGTATTTCAATATACGGTGGCGACGGTGTTACTTATATGCGCTGTCTTTATCCAGCGGCAATCCGATTTTTTGATCAATTACGACCTGGGTTATAACCGCGAAGGTATTCTGGAAATATCCAATAGCGGACTGGACACAACGCAGTTAGACGGATTTAAGGCGAAACTTCTGGGAATCCCGGGCGTGAAGCTGGTATCGTTCTCGTGTGGGACACCCCTTAACGGCGGTAATAATT contains:
- a CDS encoding FtsX-like permease family protein, yielding NFGFTMFFLAKPGTDLPSKAPMLLDLFKKEFWYFKEGFSDNIQFMPLKEAYFNVERSGYIDLRLNSRSAITVYLAIAMLILVIALLNYINLTVAQAGFRGKESAIKKLLGSSKAKLGSQLLAESLLITAITFLAGLLLASLAEPFFNNALDTTLNLAHQFTPGMIGLCLFFVLIISFLAGIIPALIISNFSPLEVVKGTFSRKVKSSYSKVLIVFQYTVATVLLICAVFIQRQSDFLINYDLGYNREGILEISNSGLDTTQLDGFKAKLLGIPGVKLVSFSCGTPLNGGNNFSYEQDGEQFSFQEFYVDSAFFQIYGITIVPTDVLPSKDTWWLSERAYKAVHVDQATQTFRPWGDEDKAQIAGNFSDFKIRDLYQDYNQLRIRWRRSNERPWVIIVKMTPGTDYYDTAERIEKEYTGYTDGELFEARFVDDGIQQNYKSVRKTSSIMSAFTILTIVIMVMGVFAMSLYLIRQKEKEIALRKINGATKEEVLFLLNKDSLKRVAIAFVIACPAAYYAMTKWFENFPYKIALSWWVFVVAGIAVLSLTLVSVSYMTWKAARANPVDSLKGE